TGTCTTTTCGCTGCCGTCCATCGACGCCGCCGTGGCGTGCATGCCCGGGAAGTAACCGGCTGCAACCAGGACCAGCAGAAATCCACCAAATCGTTGCGTTCTCATGTCTTCACCCGTTCTATAGCGCTTCGCAAAGCGGAAGCAACGATAAATACGAGTCGATGCTGTGATCGGATTCAAAGAAGTGAAAAAGATCGCTCGCGCAGATGCCAGCGGGGACCGCCGCGAGCAAAAAAGTGATCGGTGACCGGCATGCATCCGTCTGCGCTTGACGCTCGTATCTGTCGATAGAAAAGCCGTTCCTTGTCGCTGGCACGAACATCCTGAATGGCGTGGTCGTTAAGGCATCTCCCGACCGGAGGCGAAGGTGCTATATTCCGCAGAACCAAACCGTAACGATTTTCGCGACTGCCTTGCACGCATGAACGAATCCAGGGAAAGCGAAGACCGGCCACGCCCAGCGTCTGCACGCCCGCCTGCGGACGAAGCACTTATGGCTGCGCGCGAGGAACTCGGCGCGATGCTGATTGCTGTCGCGAACGAAGATCGCGAGGCGTTCGCTGCGCTCTATCGAAAGACGTCGGCACGGATCTTCGGTGTGATCGTGCGCATGGTGTCCGATCGTGCGGAAGCCGAGGATCTGCTGCAGGACGTCTATATCAACGTGTGGCGGCGCGCTTCGGCATTCGATGCCTCCCGTGGCACGGCGATGACATGGCTGATTACGCTGGCGCGCAACCGCGTGATCGACCGCCTGCGGCAGTCTCGCGAAGCGTCGCTCGACGAGGACCACGCCCTCAGTATTCCCGACGACACACCCTCACCGCTGCGCATGGCGGAGGCCAGCGAGGCTCGGCGTCGACTGGAGCACTGCTTGCAACTTCTCCCGCCACAACAACGCAATGCCGTATGCGAGGCATTTTTCAGCGGGCTGGCATACAGCGAGCTTGCGGAACGTCTCACAGTCCCGCTGGGCACCGTAAAGAGCTGGATACGTCGCAGCTTGATGCAGCTAAAAGGGTGTCTTGAACCATGAACACGCCCTCGCATTCCGATGACGATCTGCGTTGCGCCGAGTATGTGCTCGGTGTGATGGAGGCGGACGAACGTCTGGCGCTGGAGCGGGAGACATTGGCGAATCCGGCGTTGCAGGCGCAACTGACGTTCTGGCAGGATCGTCTGACGCCGCTGATCGAAGACTTGCCGCACGAAGCGCCACCGGATTGGGTGTGGCAGCGTGTCGAGCAGGCGATCCGGCCGAAGCAACCGAGTGCTACGACCCGTGCGACGCCTCAGGCAACGCCCAACGCGACATCGGCAGGGCTCTGGGATTCTCTGCCACTGTGGCGATGGCTTGGCATCGG
This window of the Pandoraea sputorum genome carries:
- a CDS encoding sigma-70 family RNA polymerase sigma factor: MAAREELGAMLIAVANEDREAFAALYRKTSARIFGVIVRMVSDRAEAEDLLQDVYINVWRRASAFDASRGTAMTWLITLARNRVIDRLRQSREASLDEDHALSIPDDTPSPLRMAEASEARRRLEHCLQLLPPQQRNAVCEAFFSGLAYSELAERLTVPLGTVKSWIRRSLMQLKGCLEP